A single region of the Changchengzhania lutea genome encodes:
- a CDS encoding polyprenyl synthetase family protein produces the protein MKIVEQIKLPIAYEMDLFEQKFQLSMASKVALLNRITHYIVNRKGKQMRPMFVFLVSKMVSNGEVGERTYRGASVIELIHTATLVHDDVVDDSNRRRGFFSVNALWKNKIAVLIGDYLLSKGLLLSIDNNDFDLLKIISIAVREMSEGELLQIEKARKLDITEDVYYEIIRQKTATLIAACCSLGAASVKPESVHVESMRKFGELIGMAFQIKDDLFDYGNTQIGKPTGIDIKEQKMTLPLIHVLNNVSKSDKNWLINSIKNHNKDSKRVKEVISFVKDNGGLDYAVEKMKYFQAEALIILKTYPESAYKNSLELMVNYVIDRKK, from the coding sequence ATGAAAATAGTAGAGCAAATAAAACTACCCATCGCTTACGAAATGGATCTCTTTGAGCAAAAGTTCCAGCTCTCTATGGCAAGTAAAGTAGCGTTACTTAACCGAATTACCCATTATATAGTCAATAGAAAAGGTAAACAAATGCGACCTATGTTCGTGTTTTTAGTTTCTAAAATGGTATCCAATGGTGAGGTGGGAGAACGTACCTATAGAGGCGCTTCGGTAATTGAGCTTATCCATACGGCCACTTTAGTACACGATGATGTGGTAGATGATAGCAATAGACGCCGCGGATTCTTTTCAGTGAACGCCCTGTGGAAAAACAAAATAGCCGTTTTAATTGGAGATTACTTATTATCCAAAGGCTTGTTATTATCTATTGATAATAATGATTTTGATTTACTTAAAATTATTTCTATCGCCGTTCGTGAAATGAGTGAAGGCGAATTGCTTCAAATTGAAAAGGCTCGAAAATTAGATATTACTGAAGACGTTTATTATGAAATTATCCGTCAAAAAACGGCAACACTCATTGCGGCATGTTGTAGTTTGGGCGCGGCTTCTGTAAAACCAGAATCGGTTCACGTAGAATCGATGCGCAAATTTGGTGAACTTATAGGAATGGCATTTCAAATTAAAGATGACTTGTTTGATTATGGCAATACGCAAATAGGAAAGCCGACCGGCATTGATATTAAAGAGCAGAAAATGACCTTGCCTTTAATTCATGTGCTCAACAATGTATCCAAGAGTGATAAAAATTGGCTCATTAATTCGATTAAAAATCATAATAAAGACTCGAAACGTGTTAAGGAAGTGATTAGTTTTGTAAAGGATAATGGTGGACTTGATTATGCCGTTGAAAAAATGAAATACTTTCAAGCGGAAGCCCTTATTATTCTTAAAACCTACCCAGAATCAGCATATAAAAATTCACTTGAACTTATGGTGAATTATGTGATTGATAGGAAAAAATAA
- a CDS encoding RNA polymerase sigma factor, with product MKPLLKVIQLHKNEATLIKRAIRNNREAQHVLFEIHAPKMLSVCRFYIKDLQKAEEAMLNGFFKVFSNLKQFKNAGSFEGWIRRIMVRESISYLRQLKPIEFIEDENMSQNDYSNGIGDDIGVDDIQQLIDKLPEGYRMVFIMYAVEGYKHHEIATMLEISEGTSKSQLYKARQVLQKQVKELNKTASYGTH from the coding sequence ATGAAGCCACTTTTGAAAGTCATTCAACTCCATAAAAACGAAGCGACGCTAATTAAGCGAGCGATTAGAAATAATCGAGAGGCACAGCATGTATTATTTGAAATACATGCACCCAAAATGTTGAGTGTTTGTAGGTTTTACATTAAGGATTTGCAAAAAGCAGAGGAAGCCATGTTGAATGGGTTTTTTAAAGTTTTTTCAAATTTAAAACAATTCAAGAATGCTGGTAGTTTTGAAGGTTGGATACGGCGTATTATGGTACGGGAATCCATTTCATATTTAAGACAATTAAAGCCTATTGAGTTTATTGAAGATGAAAATATGTCTCAAAATGATTATTCCAATGGTATAGGAGACGATATTGGTGTTGACGACATTCAGCAACTTATAGATAAGCTACCAGAAGGGTATAGAATGGTTTTTATAATGTATGCCGTTGAAGGCTATAAACATCATGAAATTGCGACGATGCTTGAAATATCCGAAGGTACTTCAAAATCACAGTTATATAAGGCCCGTCAAGTATTACAAAAACAAGTAAAAGAACTAAATAAAACAGCAAGTTATGGCACCCATTAA
- a CDS encoding alpha-E domain-containing protein, with product MLSRVANNLIWLNRYMERGNGIVSLLKVNFSANQDSPELFSWTPIIKNYTTKESTFTTEDPIECIDYMVFNPDNSNSILNIVTKARENARSVQEHISRELWLCINNYFLFLTDKELSKNLKEEDPIVFLDRLKSFHLLYYGNMDITQERGASYYFMNVGKYLERVIQITDFTALKLTEISKTSDSLEQSFYWKNLLLSIGGYQLYLKKHKSTFQEDHVITMVFQDKLFPRSIYYCVNKLNRHINLLIENDELEKNNLEFLLGKLESTIKYTTIDSINQQGLDNFIKEIKEDIKSISLSINTVYFSHAN from the coding sequence ATGTTAAGTAGAGTCGCAAATAATCTTATTTGGTTGAATAGATATATGGAACGCGGAAATGGTATAGTAAGCTTGCTTAAGGTGAATTTCTCTGCCAACCAAGATTCTCCTGAGCTGTTTTCTTGGACGCCAATTATTAAAAACTATACCACTAAAGAAAGTACATTTACAACGGAAGATCCTATCGAATGTATTGACTATATGGTATTCAATCCAGATAATTCTAATTCCATATTAAATATTGTGACTAAGGCAAGAGAAAATGCCCGAAGTGTACAAGAACATATTTCGCGAGAATTATGGTTATGCATAAATAATTATTTTCTCTTTTTAACCGATAAAGAGTTGTCCAAAAACTTAAAAGAAGAAGACCCTATTGTCTTTTTAGATCGCCTTAAGTCGTTTCATTTATTGTATTATGGTAATATGGATATCACCCAAGAACGCGGGGCGTCTTATTATTTTATGAATGTTGGAAAATACTTAGAACGTGTTATACAAATTACAGATTTCACAGCCTTAAAACTTACCGAGATCTCAAAGACTTCAGATAGTTTAGAACAAAGTTTCTATTGGAAAAACCTCTTATTATCAATTGGCGGGTATCAACTATATTTAAAAAAACATAAATCCACCTTTCAAGAAGATCATGTCATTACTATGGTGTTTCAAGATAAGTTGTTTCCAAGATCCATTTATTACTGTGTGAATAAGCTCAATAGGCACATAAATTTATTAATAGAAAATGATGAACTTGAAAAAAATAATCTAGAATTTTTACTTGGAAAGCTAGAAAGCACTATAAAATACACTACTATTGACAGTATCAACCAACAAGGTCTTGACAATTTTATTAAAGAGATTAAAGAAGACATAAAAAGTATTTCTTTAAGTATCAATACGGTTTACTTTTCACACGCTAATTAA
- a CDS encoding Hsp20/alpha crystallin family protein gives MSNLVNVPKSGSLANTNSNANSPHLSTWLDDIFNRDLPSIFTSNFNTGITLPKVNIEETADDFKVYVAVPGLKKSDFQIDLDNQLLSVSTQNQEENEHNERNYTRREFGYSSFKRTFNLPEIVNSDEIDAKYEDGILSIHLPKKEEAKQKPARSIKIS, from the coding sequence ATGAGCAATTTAGTAAATGTTCCTAAAAGCGGAAGTTTAGCAAACACTAATTCGAATGCAAACTCCCCACACTTGTCTACTTGGTTAGATGATATTTTCAATAGAGATCTCCCATCAATATTTACATCCAATTTTAATACAGGGATTACCTTACCAAAGGTTAATATTGAGGAAACTGCGGATGACTTTAAAGTATATGTGGCCGTACCAGGCCTTAAAAAATCAGATTTCCAAATAGATCTTGATAATCAATTACTGTCTGTCTCGACACAAAATCAGGAAGAAAATGAACACAATGAAAGAAACTATACTCGTAGAGAGTTTGGTTACTCCTCGTTTAAAAGAACCTTCAATTTACCTGAAATTGTGAACAGTGATGAGATTGATGCCAAGTATGAAGATGGTATTTTAAGTATTCACTTACCAAAAAAAGAAGAGGCAAAGCAAAAACCTGCTAGAAGCATCAAAATTTCATAA
- a CDS encoding circularly permuted type 2 ATP-grasp protein — translation MVYLEKAVSMNNDYLFSSYDRLPDTWDEMYSNQTKLRSQYELINNYLRNTSSEVIFKKEELSKQLFMSQGVTFTVYNDNEGIEKIFPFDIVPRIITALEWDKIDRGIKQRIKVLNLFIKDIYHDQFIIKDGIISADLIYSCPNFLREMKGVQVPHDIYVHIAGVDLIRNNDGEFYVLEDNLRTPSGVSYMLENREISKRIFPGILPKNNIRSVSNYPNLLYKKLQELSDVSHPNIVLLTPGIYNSAYYEHTTLARLMGIELVEGRDLVVKDHIVYMKTTNGLKRVDIIYRRVDDEYLDPLEFKAESTLGVAGIMTAYRKGNVNIVNAPGTGIADDKAIYIYVPDMIKYYLNEEPILKNIETYQMGQPDEYNYVEKNIRTMVLKKVDGSGGYGMLMGHQATDDEIVDYMNTVNKNPNSFIAQPILKLSTAPCCIDGQLSPRCIDLRPFALSGSDGIDITPGGLTRVALKKGSLVVNSSQGGGSKDTWVIQ, via the coding sequence TTGGTATATTTAGAGAAAGCCGTTTCTATGAATAATGACTATCTGTTTTCTAGCTACGATAGACTTCCAGATACTTGGGATGAAATGTATAGCAATCAAACAAAATTACGCTCTCAATATGAATTAATCAACAACTACTTAAGAAATACGTCTTCTGAAGTAATATTTAAAAAAGAAGAACTCTCAAAACAATTGTTTATGAGTCAGGGCGTGACATTTACGGTCTACAATGATAATGAGGGTATTGAGAAAATATTCCCTTTTGATATCGTTCCTAGAATTATTACGGCTTTGGAATGGGATAAAATCGACCGCGGTATTAAACAACGTATAAAAGTTCTTAATCTGTTTATTAAGGATATTTATCATGACCAATTTATTATTAAAGATGGCATTATTTCTGCCGATTTAATTTATTCATGTCCCAATTTTCTACGTGAAATGAAAGGCGTACAAGTACCCCACGATATTTATGTACACATTGCTGGCGTTGATTTAATTAGGAATAATGATGGTGAGTTTTATGTTCTTGAAGATAATTTAAGAACGCCATCTGGGGTGAGTTATATGCTTGAAAATAGAGAAATTTCAAAGCGCATATTTCCAGGTATTTTGCCTAAAAATAATATTCGTTCGGTATCAAATTATCCAAATCTACTTTATAAAAAGCTTCAAGAACTTTCGGATGTAAGCCATCCCAACATTGTGTTGCTCACTCCAGGCATCTATAATTCGGCTTATTATGAGCATACCACATTGGCAAGACTTATGGGTATCGAGTTGGTTGAAGGACGGGATTTAGTGGTTAAGGATCATATAGTATATATGAAAACAACGAATGGGTTAAAACGTGTGGATATTATTTACAGACGTGTGGATGACGAATATTTGGATCCGTTGGAATTTAAAGCTGAAAGCACGCTTGGTGTTGCTGGTATTATGACAGCCTACCGAAAAGGTAATGTAAATATAGTAAATGCACCAGGTACAGGAATTGCTGATGATAAAGCTATTTATATCTATGTGCCCGATATGATTAAATATTATTTAAATGAAGAACCCATCTTGAAAAATATTGAAACCTACCAAATGGGTCAACCTGATGAATATAATTATGTCGAAAAAAATATTAGAACCATGGTTCTTAAAAAAGTTGATGGTAGTGGCGGCTATGGTATGTTAATGGGACATCAAGCCACAGATGACGAGATTGTGGACTACATGAACACCGTTAATAAAAACCCGAATTCTTTTATAGCACAGCCTATTTTAAAATTATCTACGGCCCCGTGTTGCATAGACGGGCAGTTATCGCCAAGGTGTATCGATTTAAGACCTTTTGCTCTCTCTGGAAGTGATGGCATTGATATTACACCAGGTGGCCTAACAAGAGTTGCACTTAAAAAGGGATCGTTAGTTGTAAATAGTTCTCAAGGTGGCGGTAGTAAAGACACTTGGGTAATCCAATAA
- a CDS encoding transglutaminase family protein — MPTYYIKHLTKYSYSNFVIDGANQIMLYPIVDDHQKVINQKITVSNNPKIETYTDFYGNTVGSFMNIEPHNHLSITSEIEVLTTEKLFPQDTVAVDEQWEALKTLKNNIEFINFLKYKSFDGTEAIFEFIANHDLTRLTPFKIVLEFCEYIYKKFTYSQGITTVDSKLDDVWKLKAGVCQDFANILLQMVRMLGIPARYVSGYICPNDANTRGEGATHAWIEAYIPFYGWIGIDPTNNAIASDHHVKLAVGRHYADCAPVKGVFKGDVDDELFVMVKVSTKKNSNDGLVFPVSTEKSIDNSYRLNLELVQQQQQQQ, encoded by the coding sequence ATGCCAACATATTATATAAAGCACTTAACAAAATACAGCTATAGTAACTTCGTTATTGATGGCGCTAATCAAATTATGTTGTACCCTATAGTTGATGATCATCAAAAGGTCATTAATCAAAAAATTACAGTTAGCAATAATCCTAAAATCGAAACTTACACAGATTTTTATGGAAATACTGTAGGGTCTTTTATGAATATTGAACCTCATAATCATTTATCCATTACATCTGAAATTGAAGTTTTAACTACTGAAAAATTGTTCCCTCAAGACACCGTTGCTGTTGATGAGCAGTGGGAGGCTTTAAAAACCTTAAAAAATAATATTGAATTTATTAATTTTTTAAAATACAAATCTTTTGATGGTACCGAGGCCATTTTTGAATTTATAGCCAACCATGATTTAACCCGTTTAACACCCTTTAAAATAGTGCTCGAATTTTGCGAGTACATATATAAAAAATTCACGTACAGCCAAGGCATCACCACGGTGGATTCTAAACTGGATGATGTTTGGAAATTAAAAGCGGGCGTCTGTCAGGATTTTGCTAATATTCTGCTTCAAATGGTGAGAATGCTGGGTATTCCAGCGCGGTATGTAAGTGGCTATATTTGCCCAAACGATGCCAATACACGTGGTGAAGGTGCAACCCATGCATGGATTGAAGCTTATATCCCTTTTTACGGGTGGATAGGTATTGACCCTACAAATAATGCTATTGCCAGTGACCATCATGTCAAATTAGCTGTAGGACGACATTATGCCGATTGTGCACCAGTTAAAGGTGTCTTTAAAGGAGACGTGGATGATGAGCTTTTTGTTATGGTAAAAGTAAGTACAAAGAAAAACAGTAATGATGGTCTTGTTTTTCCGGTAAGTACCGAAAAATCGATTGACAATAGCTACCGCCTTAATTTAGAACTGGTACAACAACAACAACAACAGCAGTAG